A genomic stretch from Clavelina lepadiformis chromosome 5, kaClaLepa1.1, whole genome shotgun sequence includes:
- the LOC143458771 gene encoding U6 snRNA-associated Sm-like protein LSm4 — protein sequence MLPLSLLKTAVNHPMLVELKNGETYNGHLVSCDNWMNINLREVICTSRDGDHFWRMPECYIRGSTIKYLRIPDEVIDMVKEESMNKGRGRGGSGRGRGKGTFGRGRGASGGGRGGPKKGGKIKPRE from the exons ATG ctTCCTCTGTCCCTATTGAAAACTGCTGTCAACCATCCAATG CTTGTAGAGCTGAAAAATGGAGAAACTTACAATGGTCATTTAGTCAGCTGTGACAACTGGATGAATATCAATCTTAGAGAAGTGATTTGCACATCAAGG GATGGTGATCATTTTTGGAGAATGCCAGAGTGCTATATTCGAGGAAGTACAATAAAATATCTGAGAATTCCTGATGAAGTGATCGATATGGTGAAAGAAGAATCAATGAACAAGGGAAGAGGACGCGGTGGATCTGGAAGAGGAAGAGGAAAAG GTACATTTGGAAGGGGACGTGGAGCATCAGGAGGGGGAAGAGGTGGACCGAAGAAGGGAGGAAAGATCAAGCCGAGAGAGTGA
- the LOC143458768 gene encoding cyclin-G-associated kinase-like isoform X2: MFGLAGKSIADFHSQGRITSSNTRRKLSNVSNTYEEKSGGSVTKNEKSQLLSSLKTKLKTPTKLEFSHYKYKKCSEDDSRPLEESDYDDNTDDSDSESVFQFEGDNSDEDGSSADASGIFSMMRGGAGKLLTNIRDTSNKVVQSVASYAKSDLDVTYLTSKIAVMSYPADGMEATYKNNIDEVCAYLDSKHKDHYAVYNLTTRQYNAARFHHRVVNLGWTARNAPTLHTLFTLCKHIIQWMKKDTSNVAVIHCLDGKAQSAIVACSLLVMCGLFSTAEAALFMFSIKRMPPGITPSHRRYIEYICEMTSGPPEEPLPQGTIFYPHSYHITIKKVEMSPVPLFNRMRNGCRPFSEVYIGEQRVCSTSADYDSMRQFTTDESRAEIQVGAGVGGRAGSDVTLILYHARQILGGKLQLQAKQTGVKMFQVQFNTGFVPPNATHIHFKTYDLDACDIQEKYPDGFCVTIQIEVHSDGKAVPLDLWKGFSMKGINPKMLFSTKEEQTEVLQKFGHAEDQLEPSISYTLSGGQQSTQRASASLKQSEPPEEKVQAGKSNFFSTLDWEDDSKTSNIVPVGHTQQGSTDSNSSGGQGAEHASNSIESGRFEANFSDAFGSSTAQQDVDLLGLISDVSEQHSVQPRTSSDPPSNFELLSGVDSSSATASFSQNNSSEGDLLGGFGNNQSTSEKMGDNFDPFASLSSSVPAAKPNASSQNSTETNDVMNQFASFDPFASAKSHSSLNNQAQVNQESMKPQPDLFDPFAPSSGTAQQSKPNLMGSCSEPVKTGPKTNTQQPVNQGFQQQQKQASYDPFAGIGSFSKPAPKTLNGQQTGSRGTAAQANARFSAPSQAHSSASSNFSNLQTNNRYQQPTQIKPSKSNYNVGGFSAGQSWKSNVKPQVKENAFNDLLSSSGFTATKRLEAQKKLADLRREAQTSQLDPEKAKILDWIEGKERNIRALLSTLHTVLWEEESKWKECGMHQLVQANDVKKMYRKACLIVHPDKATGKPHEEFAKLIFMELNDAWAEFEEKGMQNLY; the protein is encoded by the exons ATGTTTGGTCTTGCTGGAAAATCTATTGCTGACTTCCATAGTCAAGGACGGATTACGTCATCAAATACCAGAAGAAAGTTGTCAAATGTTTCAAACACTTATGAAGAAAAATCCGGAGGTTCCGTCACAAAAAATGAGAAATCCCAATTGCTTAGTTCGctcaaaacaaagttaaagacGCCAACAAAGTTAGAGTTTTCTCATTACAAgtacaaaaaatgttcagaAGATGACAGTAGACCTTTAGAAGAATCGGATTATGATGACAATACAGACGATTCTGACTCAGAATCTGTGTTTCAATTTGAAGGCGATAATTCTGATGAAGACG gTTCTAGTGCTGATGCTTCGGGGATCTTTAGTATGATGAGAGGTGGCGCTGGCAAGCTACTTACCAATATCCGTGACACGTCAAACAAAGTTGTGCAGTCAGTTGCCAGTTATGCAAAGTCTGATCTGGACGTCACATACCTTACATCTAAGATAGCCG TGATGTCGTATCCGGCTGATGGGATGGAGGCAACATACAAGAACAATATTGATGAAGTTTGTGCGTATCTGGACTCAAAACATAAAGATCATTATGCTGTGTATAACCTAACGACAAGGCAATACAACGCCGCAag GTTTCACCACCGTGTTGTAAACCTTGGTTGGACGGCGAGAAATGCTCCGACCCTTCATACCCTCTTCACCCTGTGCAAGCATATCATACAATGGATGAAGAAAGACACTAGCAATGTTGCTGTCATTCATTGCCTT GATGGAAAGGCTCAGTCTGCCATCGTAGCATGCTCCCTGCTAGTGATGTGTGGTCTATTCAGTACAGCGGAAGCAGCCTTATTCATGTTCAGCATCAAGAGAATGCCCCCTGGTATTACTCCTTCCCATAGAAG GTACATTGAGTACATCTGTGAAATGACTTCAGGTCCACCAGAAGAGCCCCTTCCCCAGGGCACAATTTTCTATCCACACTCCTACCACATTACCATTAAGAAAGTGGAAATGTCGCCTGTTCCACTCTTTAATCGGATGCGAAATGGATGTCGGCCCTTTAGTGAGGTCTACATCGGAGAACAGCGAGTCTGTTCCACTTCAGCAGATTATGATTCAATGAG GCAGTTCACCACGGATGAGAGTCGGGCTGAAATACAAGTCGGTGCTGGAGTAGGAGGTAGAGCTGGATCCGATGTCACCCTGATCCTGTACCACGCTCGTCAGATTCTTGGAGGGAAGCTTCAACTTCAAGCCAAACAAACtggagttaaaatgtttcaagtaCAATTCAACACTGGATTTGTGCCACCAAATGCAACACATATTCATTTTAAGAC GTATGATCTTGATGCTTGTGATATCCAAGAAAAGTATCCCGATGGATTTTGTGTTACGATTCAAATTGAAGTGCACAGCGACGGCAAAGCAGTGCCTCTTGATTTGTGGAAGGGCTTCAGCATGAAGGGAATAAAtccaaaaatgcttttttctaCAAAGGAAGAACAGACTGAAGTTTTACAGAAGTTTG GTCACGCTGAAGATCAATTAGAACCTTCAATAAGTTACACTCTGTCTGGAGGCCAACAAAGCACTCAGCGAGCATCAGCTTCATTGAAACAAAGTGAACCACCTGAAGAGAAGGTCCAAGCAGGAAAgagcaattttttttcaactcTTGATTGGGAAGACGACAGCAAGACCAGCAACATTGTGCCTGTCGGTCACACCCAACAAGGCAGCACTGATTCCAATTCATCTGGAGGCCAAG GTGCCGAACATGCCAGCAATAGCATTGAAAGTGGTCGATTTGAAGCCAACTTCAGTGATGCTTTTGGCAGCAGCACTGCTCAGCAAGATGTTGACCTCCTTGGATTGATAAGTGATGTGAGTGAACAGCATTCTGTGCAACCTAGGACATCTTCAGACCCTCCTTCCAACTTCGAGCTTCTTTCTGGCGTTGATTCGTCATCTGCCACTGCTTCGTTCTCTCAAAATAATAGTTCCGAGGGAGACTTACTCGGTGGCTTTGGGAACAATCAGTCCACTTCTGAAAAAATGGGAGATAATTTTGACCCCTTTGCATCACTTTCATCGTCGGTTCCTGCGGCAAAACCCAATGCTTCATCTCAGAATTCCACGGAGACAAATGACGTAATGAACCAGTTTGCATCTTTCGATCCGTTTGCTAGTGCCAAATCACATTCCAGTCTCAATAATCAAGCTCAAGTTAATCAGGAGTCAATGAAACCACAACCAGATTTATTTGACCCATTTGCGCCATCAAGTGGCACTGCTCAACAAAGCAAACCAAATTTGATGGGCAGTTGTTCAGAGCCGGTTAAAACTGGCCCCAAGACCAATACCCAGCAACCTGTCAATCAAGGTTTTCAACAGCAGCAGAAACAAGCTTCATATGACCCTTTTGCTGGTATAGGAAGCTTTTCCAAACCTGCTCCCAAAACTCTCAATGGCCAGCAGACGGGTTCCCGTGGAACAGCTGCCCAAGCAAATGCTCGATTTTCTGCACCCAGCCAAGCTCACAGCAGTGCTTCTTCtaatttctcaaatttgcaaacaaataacAGATACCAGCAGCCTACTCAGATAAAGCCTTCAAAGTCAAATTACAATGTTGGTGGATTTTCTGCTGGTCAAAGTTGGAAATCAA atgtaaaacctcaagTAAAAGAAAACGCTTTCAATGATTTGCTTTCAAGCAGTGGCTTTACAGCAACGAAAAGGTTAGAAGCGCAGAAGAAGCTTGCAGACTTAAGAAGAGAGGCTCAAACTTCTCAACTGGACCCAGAAAAAGCAAAG ATCTTGGATTGGATTGAGGGCAAAGAAAGGAATATCCGTGCTTTGCTTTCCACCCTACATACCGTACTGTGGGAAGAAGAAAGCAAGTGGAAGGAATGTGGAATGCACCAACTAGTACAAGCTAACGAT GTAAAGAAAATGTACAGAAAAGCTTGCCTCATTGTCCACCCTGACAAGGCAACAGGAAAACCGCATGAAGAGTTTGCCAAGCTTATTTTCATGGAACTCAACGATGCTTGGGCAGAATTTGAAGAGAAGGGAATGCAAAATCTCTATTAA